The genomic region TGGAGCGTCGCCTTGTGGTTGGCCGAGCCCTGCCATAACCCGATCACAAGACCAACCGCAAGACCAGCGCTTAAGATAATCCACAGCCGAGACGAACGCATCCTATTCTCCCTCGGTTAAGCGTACGAGCCTGCCTGTCCGTTAAGCTGGCGGAGACGTTACCAACGGCGCGACTTCTTCTTGTCCTTCACCTTGGCAGGCTGGGTGGCAACCGGCTGCTGCTCGCTTGCCGCGGCAGGCGGCGCTTCGATCGCCGGCGCTTCGATGATCGCCGGCGCTTCGGGCTCTGTTGCCGCAACCGGGGCAGGTTCAGGGACGGGGATAGCCGCGCTCTCCGGCTGTTGCGGCTCGGTTGATGACGTCACCGGCGGCTCTTGAACTTGGGCCGGTGCCGGCTCTGCACCCGGTTTTGAGGCCGGATCGCCGGGGTTGGTGCCGGCCTTCAGCTCATCGCCGTTGTAGACGCCGTCGCCGTCGTCGTCGTATTCCTCCATCCGCTTGAAATGCTCCGGGGTCATCGCCTTGATTGAAACAGCCGCCATGAATTTTTGCATCGCGCGGCCGTAATAATTCAGATTCTTCGCGCTGCCGGCCGCGGATTCATGGCAGGTCTTGCAGGAAAACTCCGACGCCTTGGCTGGATACGATTTCTTCAAGCTCTGCAGCTCTTGCGGCGAAGCCCAGACCGCCGCCGCGGTGGCGGCCATGACACTCCCGATGATCAGCCCGATGAGAAGATGACGCCGCTGCGCATGATGCATGAGAAACCTCCTCCGGTGTGGGGTGCGGTTGTTGCGCCTATTATACCGCACCGCGCGCGGGTGTCCAGGGCGGTGTTGCGCTATCTACTGCGCCGTGCTGAAGGGGCTAGCTCAAGCCCGAGTGGGCGATTGTGCTACACTTTCCGGCTCAACTGTAGCAGAACTTCACATAACTCATTGTAACACAATAAGTTACGTTTGACAAAATCCCGCGAATATGGTACGATGGTCTCGTAAAGCAACGAGGAGATCAGATGAGCCCTCACAGCCCTCAGGATCGCGCCACCGAGACTCGCGAACCTTCCGTTTTCGCGAACGTCTCCCCGCAAGACGCAGACTCCGGACGAGCGCCGGAGAGGCTCGTGCAGCTGACCGCCTGCTTTTTGCGTTTCGGCTCAGACGGCATCGAAAATATCCGGCAGCTGACCGCGCTCGCCGGCCAACTGCTCGGCGGGGCCTACGCGGTCTATTTCCGGATGGAGGGCGACCGGCTCTACGCCCTGGCCCAATGGCAAGTGCCGCCCGGGTTTCCGTGGAGCATTGAGGCCGAGGGGCGCGTGGGCACGGAAGAAATCCTCAACGGCTGCCAGGAATTGCACGTCGTGCGCCACCTGCCGGCGACGTCGTACGCGACCACCGACCCGCACGTTTCACTCTATCATCTGAAAACCGCCGTCAGCCAGGCGGTGAAATGCGGGGAGGCATGCGTAGGATCGCTGTGCGTGATGTTCCGGGAGGACATGCTTCCCAACGACGAGGATCGCGCGCTCTTCGCCATCCTGGCCTCCGCGATCCGCATCGAGGAGCAGCGGCGGGCCGCCGAGCAGATTTTAGCACGGGAGCAAGCGCTGGTCGCACAGCTCAATCAGATCACGATGGACCGCGAGGATCGTGTGATTGAATTAAAGCGGGAGGTCAATCAATTGCGCGAGCAGCTGGGGCTGGAGAAACCCTACCGAGTTTAGACCGCCACGCCGAGCTTTTTCATCCACCGCATCAGGCAAAACCGGCTCACCCCGAGCAGCTCCGACGCTTTCACTTGGTTCCAATTCGTTTTCGTCAGCGCGGCCAGAATCAATTTCCGATAGACCTGGTCCCGCCCCTGCCGAAGCGAGAGACTCCGCAGCTCGACTGGAATGCGTTCCTGGTGGTCGAGGGCGCGGCCAATCGCATCGACAAGCGCCTCGTGGCTGAACGGTTTGCCAAGGCTTTCAAACGCGCCCAGCGACTGATAGTGCTTGGCATCCTTGGGATCGCAGTAGGCCGAGACGAGGATGACCGGCAGATCCGGGCGCAGCCGCTTCATCATCGGCAGCAGATCGGTCCCTTCAATGCCGGGCATGCGAATGTCGAGCAAGACGATATCGAACGTTTCGGCTCTCAGGAGGGGGAGGGCTTGGGAACTCTCGGAGCACGCTGTCACGGCAAAGTGATGGCAGGTGAGCAGCTCGCGGTAACTGCTGACGATGTTCTCCTCATCATCAATCACCAGGATGCGCCGCTCCATCGAATCCTCCTGTGCAAAAGTATACCTGATCTGTGCGAAAAATTACCAGTGGGCGCACACAATCGCACGGAGATGTTGCACAATCGCACGGAAGGGATGAGCCGGACGGGCTTACAAGCCGGTGGCGGGGTCGAAGAGGCCTTCGAACAACACGCTGGAGAGATACCGTTCGCCGGAATCCGGCAGGATCACGACGAAGGTTTTCCCGGCACATTCCGGCAGCTTGGCCAACCGCACCGCAACCGCGACGGCCGCCCCGCAGGAAATGCCGGAGAGAATGCCTTCTTCTTTATTCAAGCGTTTGGCGTACTCGATGGCTTCATCATTGGTCACTTGCTCGACCCGGTCGACCATTGATAGATCCAGCGTGCCGGGGATGAAGCCCGCCCCGATGCCTTGAATCTTGTGCGGGCCAGGCTGCAGGGGCGCTCCGGAGAGCCGCTGCGTGATCACCGGGCTGTGCGTCGGCTCCACCGCCACCGAGAGGATCTTCTTGTTTTTCTGGAGCTTGATGTAGCGCGACACCCCGGTGATGGTGCCGCCGGTGCCCACACCGGAGATAAGCACATCAATGGCCCCGCCGGTGTCCTCCCAAATTTCCGGGCCGGTCGTCGTTTCATGGATCTTCGGATTGGCCGGGTTCTCAAATTGCTGCAGTAGCACGTAGCGGGCAGGGTCGCTGCGCTGAATCTCCAGAGCCTTATCAATCGCGCCCTTCATGCCCTTCGGCCCTTCGGTAAGAACGAGTGTTGCGCCGAAGGCCTTGAGGATCTTGCGCCGCTCGATGCTCATCGTCTCCGGCATGGTCAGCGTCAGCGGATAGCCGCGGGCCGCGGCCACAAACGCCAGGGCAATGCCGGTGTTGCCGCTCGTCGGCTCGATCAGCGCCTTGCCAGGGGAGAGCGCGCCGCGCTGCTCGGCATCCCACACCATGGCCGCTCCGATGCGGCACTTGACCGAGTAGGAGGGATTGCGGCCCTCGATCTTCGCCAACACCGTCGCCCCCGACGGCGCAATGCGATTGAGCTTGACCAGCGGGGTGCGGCCGATCGAGAGCGAATTATCGTCAAACACGCGCGGCGCCATGGCAGTAGGACCTATTATATCGCATCGGCTAACACGAGGGGTATTCTCCGAAAAAATCCCTCAACCCTGCCCCACCCACTGAATGCGCCGATGCGACTGCACGCAGTCCCTGAGGTAGAGATTAATCAAATTCTGATACGGCACTTCCATCTGATTCCCCATGGTCTTGAAATACTCCACCACATCCGCTCCCAGCCGAATCGTCACGGGCTTCTTGAGCAGCCTGGCATACGGATTTCGGCGGCCCTTCATCTTGGAAAACTCGTATTCTGCTCTCATGGGGTTTCCCTCCGGTAATGTTTCGCTTCGTGGCGCGTGGCTCGTCTTGCCGAAATAATTCTGATCACTGACTGCGCCTCTCTGACGCAATGACACACCACCAAGAGCCGCAACGTGAAACTCAACCCCAACATGATAAAACGATCCTCCCGCTCCGAATGATCGGGATCGAAGAACTCAATGGCGTTCTCATCGTAAAACACCGTCTGCGCTTCTTCGAAGGACACGCCGTGCTTCCGTCGATTCAACGCGGCCTTGGTTCTGTTCCACTCGAAGCGAATGTCATGCATATGTACAATGTAAATATACCACTCCTGCGGGATGCTTTCAAGGATTTTCACGGGCGGCTAAAAGTCGGAGAGGGATTTCGGGGGGATCGAGGCGCGCAGGGCGTTGAGGATCGCCAGCAAATCGATGGCCTCTTGGGCGAGTGCTCCGGCCACAGGCACGATATACCCGGCGGCGGCGAAGCCCATGCCGATGAGGCTCAGCCCCATGCCGCCCACCGCGCTTTGCAAGGCGATGCGGCGCATGCGCTCGCTGATGTGAAAGAACTGATCGATCTTGATCAGCGAGGAATCCATGATGACCACCCCGGCGGCTTCGGTGGTGATGTCGCTGCGCTGGCCCATGGCAATGCCAACGGTGGCGGCCAGCAGGGCCGGCGCATCGTTGATGCCGTCGCCGACCATGAGGGTCTTGGCCGCAGCGGTTTCTCGGCGCACCAGCTCCACCTTCTGCTCCGGGCTTTGCTCCGCATACACCTCGGCAATACCCACGCGCTCGGCCAGATGCCGCACCTCGGATTCGCGGTCCCCGGAGACGACCAGAATGCGGTGCAGCGCGTGTCGCGGCCCAAGATGCGTGATGAATGACCGGCCCTCGGTGCGCGGCTGATCGCGGAACCGCAAGAGCGCGGCGAACTGGTCGCCGAGAAACACCAGGCATTCCATCCCGGCCGGCGGCGGCAGCGCGCCGGCCGCCGCGCGCTGCTCGGCGGTCAAGCTGCCGCGATTCATGATGCGCACGTGATGGCCGGCCACAACACCTGAGGGGCCCAGACCCGGCACCTCTTCAATGCGAGAGGCTTCCTGCAGGGCCAGGCGCTCTTTCGTGGCCGCCGCCAACACCGCGCGCGCCAAGGGATGCTTGGAATACCGCTCGATGCTCGCCGCCCATTGCAGCACCTCCTGCCGCAAGGCCCCGGGCGCGCACATGATATCCTCGAGCACCGGCGTGCCGTAGGTGAGCGTTCCGGTTTTATCGAAGATGGCGGTTTCGCACGTCGCGACTTG from Candidatus Omnitrophota bacterium harbors:
- a CDS encoding BrnT family toxin, yielding MHDIRFEWNRTKAALNRRKHGVSFEEAQTVFYDENAIEFFDPDHSEREDRFIMLGLSFTLRLLVVCHCVREAQSVIRIISARRATRHEAKHYRRETP
- a CDS encoding response regulator codes for the protein MERRILVIDDEENIVSSYRELLTCHHFAVTACSESSQALPLLRAETFDIVLLDIRMPGIEGTDLLPMMKRLRPDLPVILVSAYCDPKDAKHYQSLGAFESLGKPFSHEALVDAIGRALDHQERIPVELRSLSLRQGRDQVYRKLILAALTKTNWNQVKASELLGVSRFCLMRWMKKLGVAV
- a CDS encoding BrnA antitoxin family protein, whose product is MRAEYEFSKMKGRRNPYARLLKKPVTIRLGADVVEYFKTMGNQMEVPYQNLINLYLRDCVQSHRRIQWVGQG
- the cysK gene encoding cysteine synthase A, whose translation is MAPRVFDDNSLSIGRTPLVKLNRIAPSGATVLAKIEGRNPSYSVKCRIGAAMVWDAEQRGALSPGKALIEPTSGNTGIALAFVAAARGYPLTLTMPETMSIERRKILKAFGATLVLTEGPKGMKGAIDKALEIQRSDPARYVLLQQFENPANPKIHETTTGPEIWEDTGGAIDVLISGVGTGGTITGVSRYIKLQKNKKILSVAVEPTHSPVITQRLSGAPLQPGPHKIQGIGAGFIPGTLDLSMVDRVEQVTNDEAIEYAKRLNKEEGILSGISCGAAVAVAVRLAKLPECAGKTFVVILPDSGERYLSSVLFEGLFDPATGL
- the cadA gene encoding cadmium-translocating P-type ATPase — its product is MDAKDASLDRKHTAIAIATLAALAAYVILRWILRSSAALYDAPLLGILLLGGAPLLYDIAGGLLRREWGSDVLAALSILTAVILGEYVAGAIIVLMYSGGTALEGYAVTRASSVLRALSKRLPSVAHRKHNAQLLDVALADIAPGDTLVIFPHEITPVDGVVIEGHSVMDESYLTGEPFEMSKAPGATVISGAINGEAALTIRATKRAEDSRYAKIMQVMRASAQHQPRLRRLGDQLGAFYTPVALGIAIAAWALSGESSRFLAVLVIATPCPLLIAIPVAIIGAVSLCARHAIIVKKPVVLEQVATCETAIFDKTGTLTYGTPVLEDIMCAPGALRQEVLQWAASIERYSKHPLARAVLAAATKERLALQEASRIEEVPGLGPSGVVAGHHVRIMNRGSLTAEQRAAAGALPPPAGMECLVFLGDQFAALLRFRDQPRTEGRSFITHLGPRHALHRILVVSGDRESEVRHLAERVGIAEVYAEQSPEQKVELVRRETAAAKTLMVGDGINDAPALLAATVGIAMGQRSDITTEAAGVVIMDSSLIKIDQFFHISERMRRIALQSAVGGMGLSLIGMGFAAAGYIVPVAGALAQEAIDLLAILNALRASIPPKSLSDF